The DNA segment CAGACGCTCGGCGTGTACCAAGCGCGCGGCGGCTACCTCGCCCTGCGCAAGGCGCTCGGCCTGACGCCCGACGCGCTCGTGAACCTCGTCAAGGCCTCCGGCCTCCGCGGCCGCGGCGGCGCCGGCTTCCCGACCGGCCTCAAGTGGTCGTTCATGCCGAAGGACCCGACGCCGGAGCGGCCGAACTACCTCGTCTGCAACGCCGACGAGTCGGAGCCGGGGACGTTCAAGGACCGGCTGCTGATCGAGAACGATCCCCACATGCTGCTCGAGGGGACGTTGATCGCCGCCTACGCGCTGCGCGCCGAGCGGGCGTTCATCTACATCCGCGGCGAGTACGCCTACGGCGCGAAGACGCTGATCGACGCGCTGCGCGAGGCGCGCGCCGCCGGCTACGTCGGCCGCGACGTGCTGGGAAGCGGCTGGTCGTGCGAGATCGTGATCCACCGCGGCGCGGGCGCCTACATCTGCGGCGAGGAAACGGCGCTGATGGACTCGCTCGAGGGGGGGCGCGGCAACCCGCGCCTCAAGCCGCCGTTCCCCGCGGCGCACGGCGTCTACGGCCGGCCGACGACGATCAACAACGTCGAGACGCTCTGCTGCGTGCCGTTCATCGTCGAGCGCGGCGCCGACTGGTTCAAGGCGATCGGCCCCGACGAAAAGAACACCGGCCCGAAGCTCTACTGCCTCTCCGGCCACGTGCGGCGCCCCGGCGTCTACGAGGCGCCGATGGGGCTGCCGCTCGCCGAGCTGATCGACGGCTTCGGCGGCGGGATGCTCCGCCCGGGACGCGCGCTCAAGGCGGTGATCCCCGGCGGCTCTTCGACGCCGGTCCTGCGGGCCGAGGAGTGCGCGGGGCTGCGGATGGACTTCGACGCGCTGGCCAAGGCCGGCTCGATGCTCGGCTCCGCCGGCTGCATCGTGATGGACGAGGGGACCGACATGGTCGCCGTCGCCGAGCGGGTGGCGCACTTCTACGCCCACGAGTCGTGCGGCCAATGCACCCCCTGCCGCGAGGGGACCGGCTGGATCGAGAAGGTGATCGCGCGGATCCGCCGCGGCGGCGGACGCCCCGAGGACCTCGAGTTGCTGGACGAGATCGCGCAGGGGATGCAGGGGACGACGATCTGCCCTCTCGCCGACGCGGCGGCGATGCCCTGCCGCGCCTTCGTGGCCAAGTTCCGCGACGAGTTCGAGC comes from the bacterium genome and includes:
- the nuoF gene encoding NADH-quinone oxidoreductase subunit NuoF; its protein translation is MEPVLTRNVGIDGSQTLGVYQARGGYLALRKALGLTPDALVNLVKASGLRGRGGAGFPTGLKWSFMPKDPTPERPNYLVCNADESEPGTFKDRLLIENDPHMLLEGTLIAAYALRAERAFIYIRGEYAYGAKTLIDALREARAAGYVGRDVLGSGWSCEIVIHRGAGAYICGEETALMDSLEGGRGNPRLKPPFPAAHGVYGRPTTINNVETLCCVPFIVERGADWFKAIGPDEKNTGPKLYCLSGHVRRPGVYEAPMGLPLAELIDGFGGGMLRPGRALKAVIPGGSSTPVLRAEECAGLRMDFDALAKAGSMLGSAGCIVMDEGTDMVAVAERVAHFYAHESCGQCTPCREGTGWIEKVIARIRRGGGRPEDLELLDEIAQGMQGTTICPLADAAAMPCRAFVAKFRDEFEHYIERGRPLAAAASGTGA